The Microbulbifer sp. TB1203 nucleotide sequence AATGCGGTTCCAGCTATACCTGGGGCACGGACCCGGAAATTTGTAATGGCCAGAGCAATACCACCCAGCTGGTAGACCTTCCATTTCGTATCGAGCTGCACACCCAGGCACAAATCCGCATCAGCGGCCTGCAGGATATGGCTCTCACCGCAAACGCCGGCAGTGGTGCCGAAGCCAGCCAGACTTTTTGTGTGAGAGCCAGCGGGGGGGCGCTGTTTCGTATCAGCGCAGACAGCGCCAGTGGCAACGGGCAATTTCTGCTACAGGGTATCGATCAAGTGGAATATTCGACAACCGTGGAGCACCTGCCCAGCGGACAGGGAGAAGAACTGACGGAGGGACTCGTCTCGTCGAACAACTGGCCTTCCTACGCCGATAACGACTGTCAGAACCTGGGCCAGGAAAATATGCAAATCACCATTCGCGTGGCACCGGAAGCGCTTGGGACAGCACAAGATACCAGCTACACCGATACCCTGACCCTGACAGTGGAGCTGGAATAGCCTTGTAGGATGGGCAAAGGAGCGCAGCGACGTGCCCAGGCGGCCGCAGGCCGCGATCGATAGTGGTTTATTTCGCAGATTGATCGCGGCCAGCGGCCGCTCCTACAAGCAGAATACGACCGTGCCGGTCAGCGTTTGTACAACAATGGCAGGCGCACCTTCTCGGTTTCCCGCCCACGCGCCAGCAGCACCAGCTCACCACCCAGCAGTTTCTCCTCGATCGGCAGGCTGGCACCCGCATAGAGCCGCCCGCTCAACTCCACGGGACGGCAACCGGCTTCGCTCTGGCAGTGCTGCACATCGCTCACTTCCACATTGATGTTGCCGGTGTTCTTCAGTACCCAGGTATCGTTCTCCATGCCCACTTCCAGGCGATAACTTCCACCCTCGGGCTGCACAAAAACCAGGGCCTGGTAGGCCACCAGTATCTTCAGCGCGGTCTTGTCAGTTTTGATATCCCCCACCACCGGCTTGAAGGTCACCCGGTAGACCTTTTCCCGGTCCAGGTCCCGCTCCAGCGACATCAGCCGAAAGCGCTTCTGCTCGCCACTGGTAAGCACCGCCCTGGCGGGGCTCACCAGCAGCTTGAATTCTTTCGGGTCCACCACGCGCACGCGTCTTTCGTTCGGCATTCCCGGGTTGTCCACCCGGTAGATTTCCGTCTGCAGGTACAGGTTTTCCCTGTCGGGGTTGGAGACCACGATATCGTCCCGGGCGTTGGGGGAGTCATCCAGGTAAACAATGATCTTGTCCAGCGACATACCGGCCAATACCGGCTGTGCCACCAATAGCAGGAAAGCGACAACGGTTCTTTTCATAGCATGTTCAAGCGACTTCGTGATAAATATCACATTTTATCCGAGCCGCTAGCCGCGGGGAAACCGCTATTCCGCCACTATCAGAACCATTTTGCCCTGCTGGGAGCTGGATACCGGAACACAGTAGTTGCCGACCTGACCGGGCAGGCGTTTTTCAGCTGCAGTCTGCTCCCCGATATCCCGGATCGACAGATAGTAACTATGTGCGGGGATATGGCTGAGGCACAACTGCCCGATGCCCGGGTCTTCGGTCTGGCGCAACTCCGCCCGGGGAGGGACATACAGAGTGATTCGCGCGGAGGCAGAGGCGCTGGTGGTGGTGGTGGTGGTTTCGGCTCCACTCGTCGCGGCCGAGAGGATGACCCCTCCACACAGCAGTGTGCAGATTGCGGACTTTCCGTATTCCATAACGCAGATTTCCCACTTCCACTTCGATTCCCTGCGGCCTGCCATACTTTACTAACTGACCTTACCAGTCTATCAGCCCAGTGATTTTTGCAAGGCGATTCCCCGGTACGCCCGCAATATCTGGCGCGCGGAACCCCTGTCTTCGCCCTTGCTCTGGCGCCTCTCTATCGCCCCGGTTAGGCTGCGCACTCCCCGAAACTGGATGGCCGAGTAAAGTGACAGGGATCCCGCGCCTTTCGGTTATCGAATTTGCCGAGCGGTCTGGAACACCTTTCCATTTAGCAGCTGAGCCAGATGCCTTTAGGGTCTATACCAATTGGAGTTGCACTGATCCGCTCCCCTTTACACCAGGGGCCATCCAGCGCTTTGATCAAAGTGCCAGGTCATTTGCAACCGTGGTGGCGGGAGAGCCGACGTAATGTTCAGCCGGCTTTCTCAAAGGCCCCCTTTATGTCTGCGCGACGCCACTCTATACAGGCTGGTTTTTTCGGTAGCTTTTTCTCGTTCATGTATAAACAGTGTTTAGTGGCAAATGCGCGAATGTTTGCTTTGTTTTCTACACATTAAATTACGCACCTGACCACCCAAAGTCAACAATATATTACGCATTCAATGGTTTCTATAGAGCAGAAAATGAATAGACACAACAAATTACGCGGGATCGGATATGACTGACGAGCAGCGGACAGAGGGATCTATCCCGGATTCAAGAATTGAGCAGTTGCCAAGCCGGATAAAGCTCGCAATGAATGGAGCATCCATCCGCGCTTTCGCGGAAAAAGCTGGCATAGCGGAAGGAACTCTGCGTAATTTAATGTCAGGAGGTATCCCCAGACTTGATAACGTATTACGCATCGCTGACGCCGCAGAAGTATCCGCCGCCTGGCTGGCCACCGGTGAAGGGCGAATGCAACCCCAGGAAGAGTTCACCGGTGGTGGATCGCTTTACGGGATTTCTGCTTTCCAGGAGGTCATCGACCGCGTGGAGGAACGGCTCAAACAGGAGGAGACCATTCCCGTGCCACCGGCACGGGTACTCCGGGAACCGGAGCTCTTGCAGGCGAAACAGCAGCTTGTGTCAGTTCCACAGAATGACGGCGTGCGGGCTCATGCGGACTGGCTTCTTATCCACGTCTTCGGGGAGATACCCCCCGCCAGGCAGGACGAACTCCGCAAGTTGTCGATACCGGCGCGCCTTCGCCGCGCCGACGAAATCTTGACGGAAATGGAGGAGGAGATGGACTACAAGCCTCCCGCAATATGGCGGGAGGCTCTCAAGAGTCTCATCTTCTCCCACGGCCTGGATGAGGCCGGTGCGGCGCTGCTGCTTGATCGCCTCCGACTTGAATTTGAAGCGCGGGAATGATGCGCCGCGGTTTGGTCCTTGCAGGGGGGATGCGTCGCCTGTCCACCCTGCAAAAGTTTTCCGCGCTTAAACCGGCGCCATTGAGTTTCACACACTTCTCAACAGCCTGTGAAGGAAGCGGTTCCCACTCAATCCACCTGCAATCAGGTCCCGCTTGATTCAAAGTAGGGGTCGCCAAGTGCCCTCCCCTCCCTTGCAACATCTTCCCCACCAGCTATTTTTCCAATAGGAGCGGATGCAGCCGCTGCCGATAAAATTCACAGAGACCCGGAGCCCCGCCATACTCACCGAGAGTGGCGCAATGCCCCCGGGACAATAACGTCTGTCTATCCGGACTCGACCCCCATGTTGATAGCGCACCGAGGCGACAAAATCCGCCAACCGGAAAACACTATTGCCGCATTTGAAGCCGCCCACGGACTGGGAGCCTGCGCCATACAGACTGAGATCCAATTCAGCGCGGAAGGCACCCCTTGGTGTTACGGTGACGAAGTTCTGCCGTTGTCTTCGGGCGACGGAAAACGCCCGTTTCATCACTTCAGCGATCGCGAGTTGAGCCGACTGCCTCTCACGGCATTTTCCCATCTGGTGGACTGGGCCCGGCGCCACCGGCACCTGGACTGGTTTGTGGAAGTGGATGAGAAGAGCCTGAGCAGAATGGGCGAGCGGGCGGTGGCACCGCTGGCGGAGCAGTTTCCGGAAGAGTGCGAATCCTTTGCCCTGCTCTCGCGGGACTGCCACAGCCTGCGCCTGGCTCGCAGCCTGGGCTGCCACCAGGTTGCCCTGAAAGTGCTGAGCGTGGCACAGAGCCTGTGCGCGGAAGTGGTTACCCTGGCACCCGACTATGTGTTTATTCGCAATCACCGGGTCGACTGCGAAGAGCTGCCACCGGGTCCCTGGCAGTGGGTGGTGTACGAGATAAACTCCGCGGAGGAGGCGGTGCGCTGGCGCAACCGCGGTGCCCACCACATCCTCACCGGAAACCTGCCACTATTGATGCGCTCCCGGGAAGCCAGCGATGTCTACGGATTTTGATGTCCTGGTAGTAGGCGCGGGAATCCAGGGGGCCGGCGCCGCTGAAGCACTGGCGGCTGCCGGCTACCGGGTAGTGATCCTGGAGCAGACAGGTATAGCTGCAGCCACCTCCTCCCGGTCCTCCAAACTGATCCACGGCGGCCTGCGCTACCTGGAAAGCGGTCAGTTCCTGCTGGTGCGCGAGTGCCTGCGGGAGCGCCGCTGGCTGCTGGTGAACAAGCCGCAGCTGGTACGCATGGTGCCCTTCTATATTCCCATCTACCGCCATAGCAGAAGATCTCCGTGGATGGTGCGCCTGGGGCTCAGCCTGTATGCACTGCTCTCCGGGGTGTTCAGCGGCCAGTCACGCTTTCGCGCCCTGCCGAAATCCCAGTGGAACGACCTCTCCGGACTCAACCGGGAGGACCTGCTGGCGGTCTACCGCTACTTCGACGCCCAGACCGACGACGCCGCCCTGACCCGCAATGTAGTGGAATCCGCGATCGCAAACGGCGCACGGCTGATCTGCCCCGGCAGTTTGGTCGGAGCGGAACTCATCCGCCACGGCATGCGCATTGACTACGTGGCCGACGGCCAGTTGCATACTCTGCACACCCGCGCCCTGGTCAATTGCAGCGGACCCTGGGTGAGAGACACAAATGCTCTCTGCAGCCCGGCGGCACCACTACCACCACTGGAACTGGTGGCCGGCAGCCATATACAGTTGCCCTTGTCCCTCGGCGAGCGGATTTTCTATGTGGAAGCGGAAGACGGACGCGCGGTGTTTGTGATGCCATGGCAGGGAAAAACGCTGGTGGGGACCACCGAGCGCAGCTACGGAGGTGATCCCCGCGACGTAGCCCCCACTATCGAGGAGGAGAGCTACCTGCTGCGTACGGTACAACGCTATTTCCCCCAGACCCGCTCGATGCAGCTGGACAATATTTGCGACAGCTTTGCCGGCCTGCGGGTACTGCCGCAGACACCGCAGATGCCCTTTTCACGCCCGCGCGAGACGCTGATCAGTTGCGACAACAGCAGGAAGCCCCGCGTACTGGCGGTAGCCGGCGGCAAGCTCACATCCTACCGCGCCACCGCGCGCAGAATTGTGAAAAAGCTTCGCCCGACACTGGAGGCCGGGCCCGGGAACGGCGACAAGCTGCCGAGGAACAACAAGAGAACTGCCGTCTCGGAAAAGGAGCGCAACCTGTAGCGGGGCGTTTCGCCGGTGAATTACCCCGCTTCCGGACAGCGGTTACTGCCGGGCGAAGTCATTGCCCGATTTATTCTCGACCGAATCGGGCACCAAGCCACGCCATTGGGTGACCAGCTCTTCCGAATTTTTGAGGGGGGATCGCACTGATAAACCTGCACACCGTAACTATTTTTTATCTCGCCATTGTCGTAGGAGCGGAAACGGATCACTGCCGCGCGACCGGAGGCTTCGCCACCGGGGCTTCTCGACGGGTGCACGGAAAAAGCGCCGTTAGAGCATGCTGGCGTCTCAGCCGCATATCGCGCGAGGCTGCGCCATGTGGTACCGGCGACATCGACCCGACCGTCGGGCCTGACGAAACCAACCACATTCCTCTGGAAGTCCTTGATACGGTCAATCGTGTGGGGCCGATCAAGCCATCCACCGCCAGCAGGGCCCAGGGACACGGGTAGCCCGTGTTCAGCAACTCCGGCACCAACCTGACATCATCGGGGAAATTTTGCCCTTGAGAGCGTCGGGCCCGGTCATTTCGGCGAGAGTCTCCATATTCAACTCCCTGGAAATTCTGACGGGCAAAGCGTAAAAAATAGAGGCGACTCAAAACACGGAATTGTTCACAGAGTCATCCGGCACAGGCCCGGTTACTCAGGGCCGTTTCAATTGACTATACCCGCCCAAGTTGGTGGGTCCAGAGGCGTGATCGGGATAAACTGTACGCCGTTCCATTGCGGACTGCCGCGCCGGCAACACAGATGCTTTTAACCTGAAGTCGAGATATGCCCAACCATTTTTCCCATCGCTTCTGCACCGCCCCGCTGATGGACTGGAGTGACCGCCATTGTCGCTACATGTGGCGGCTGTTCAGCAGGCGCGCGCTGTTGTATACGGAGATGGTGACCACCGGCGCCATCCTGCACGGCGATCGCGAGCGACACCTTCAGTTCGACGCCGTTGAGCAACCCCTGGCTCTGCAGATCGGCGGCAGCGATCCGCGGGAGCTGGCGGAGTGTGCGCGCATCGCTGAGCAGTGGGGCTACAGCGAGGTCAACCTGAACTGCGGCTGCCCCAGCGATCGGGTGCAGTCCGGCCGCTTCGGCGCCTGCCTGATGGCCGAGCCGGAACTGGTGGCCGATGGTCTGGCGGCGATGCGCGATGCGGTGTCCATTCCCGTCACGGTAAAGCATCGCATCGGCATCGACGACATGGAGGATTACGCCGGCCTCACCCGCTTTGTGGAGGGACAGTCGGGCGTCGGCGTCACCACCTTTATCGTGCATGCGCGCAAGGCCTGGCTGAACGGCCTGAGCCCAAAGGAAAACCGGGAGATACCGCCCCTCGACCACCCGATGGTGTACCGGCTGAAGGGGGACTATCCGCAACTGGAAATCGTGCTCAATGGCGGCATCAACACCCTGGAAGAGTGCCGGCAACATTTGCGGCACCTGGATGGTGTTATGCTCGGGCGTGCTGCCTACCAGAATCCGGCCCTGCTGGCCCGGGTTGACAGCGAACTCTTCGGCGAAGCGCCGGGGCCCACCGCCCCAGAGGTGGTGGAACGCATGTTGCCCTATATTGAACGGGAACTGGGCCGAGGGGCGCGGCTGAACCACATCAGCCGGCATATGCTCGGGCTCTTCCAGGGGCTCCCGGGAGCGCGCCGTTTCCGCCGCCACCTGAGCGAACACGCCCACAAGAGCGGCGCCGGCCCGGAGGTGGTGGAACAGGCGCTGGCGCTGGTAAATCGGGCAGCATAATCCGTCTTGGAAGCTGTTTGGACTCATGCAGGGAACTCTCCAGGGCCGAGTGGGGTCCCGGAAAGCAAGTACCCATCGGCCCCGCGCTGAAAACTCCAAACAGGCTATTAAGGCGGGCACCGGGATGTGTTTGATACAAGTACTAGAGGCCGGTTTCTGCGTATGCTTACCGATCCACCGCCCGGTCAAAACCGGCCGGCGGGATCACCGCTGTATCGAGGAACGGGCAACACGAGAGGAAAGATGAACAAACTGGAACAACTCAAGCAACGCAGCCAGGTGGTTGCGGATACCGGGGATATCGAGGCCATCCGCCGCTACCGCCCCCACGACGCCACCACCAACCCTTCGCTGCTGTTCAAGGCCGCACAGCTGCCCCAATACCGGGAACATATCGCCGAATCCCTGGCCTGGGCACAAAACCACTCCGGCGACAGGGCGAAGCTCGCGGCGATTAAGCTGGCGGTGGCCATCGGAGGCGAGATACTGCAGCTGGTGCCGGGAGTGGTGTCCACCGAAGTGGATGCGCGCCTGTCTTTCGACACCCGCGCCAGCATCGATTACGCCCGCCGCCTGATCGCCCTCTACGAGCGGGCCGGTGTCGAGCGCGAGCGGGTGCTGATCAAGGTCGCCTCCACCTGGGAGGGCATCGCTGCGGCGGCGGTACTGGAGCGCGAGGGCATTCACTGCAACCTGACCCTGCTGTTCAGTTTCTGCCAGGCGGTGGCCTGCGCGGAGGCCGGGGTGACACTGATCTCCCCATTTGTGGGCCGGATTCTCGACTGGCACAAGGCCAGCAGCGGCCGCGATCACTACAGTCCGGAGGAGGACCCCGGGGTGGTATCAGTGCGCGGCATCTACCATTACTACAAATCCCGCGACTACCCGACCATCGTGATGGGCGCCAGCTTCCGCAATACGGGGGAGATCGAAGCCCTGGCCGGCTGCGATCGCCTCACCATCAGCCCCCAGTTGCTGCAAGCTCTGGAGGAGGATCCCACCACTCTGGCGGCGGGCTTGGAGACCGACGTGGAACAGGAGCCGCGCCCGGCACGGCCACTGAGTGAAGCGGAGTTCCGCTACCAATTGAACAACGACGCCATGGCCACCGAGAAGCTGGCAGAGGGCATCCGCAACTTCGTGCAGGACCAGGAGCGGCTGGAAACCCTGCTCCGGCAACAGATTGAGGGGGCCGCCAAAGACAATGCTGCAGCAAATTCGCAAGCTTTTTGAACAGATCGGCAGCAGCACCGACGTAGAGGTGCGCGATGAACAGGATGTGCGCGTAATCAGCGCCGCGCTGCTCGCGGAAGTGGCGACAGTGGACCAGGACCTGGACCAGCGGGAACAGGCCACCCTGATCCGGTTGCTACAGGAGCACTATCACCTGGATGCGGACGATGCCGAACAGCTGGTGTACGACGCCCTGGCACGCCGCGACCAGGCCACTTCCCTGTACGAGTTCACCCAGACGGTCAATGACCGGTTCGACGAGCGCAACAAGTATCTGTTGGTGCGGCAGATGTGGCAGGTGGCGCTGGCGGACGAGGTGATCGAGACTTTCGAGGAACACCTGATCCGCCGCGTCGCGGAGCTGATCTATCTGCCCCACGGGCTGTTTACACGGGC carries:
- a CDS encoding TerB family tellurite resistance protein, with protein sequence MLQQIRKLFEQIGSSTDVEVRDEQDVRVISAALLAEVATVDQDLDQREQATLIRLLQEHYHLDADDAEQLVYDALARRDQATSLYEFTQTVNDRFDERNKYLLVRQMWQVALADEVIETFEEHLIRRVAELIYLPHGLFTRARAEAREIGRRE
- the dusA gene encoding tRNA dihydrouridine(20/20a) synthase DusA; the encoded protein is MPNHFSHRFCTAPLMDWSDRHCRYMWRLFSRRALLYTEMVTTGAILHGDRERHLQFDAVEQPLALQIGGSDPRELAECARIAEQWGYSEVNLNCGCPSDRVQSGRFGACLMAEPELVADGLAAMRDAVSIPVTVKHRIGIDDMEDYAGLTRFVEGQSGVGVTTFIVHARKAWLNGLSPKENREIPPLDHPMVYRLKGDYPQLEIVLNGGINTLEECRQHLRHLDGVMLGRAAYQNPALLARVDSELFGEAPGPTAPEVVERMLPYIERELGRGARLNHISRHMLGLFQGLPGARRFRRHLSEHAHKSGAGPEVVEQALALVNRAA
- a CDS encoding helix-turn-helix domain-containing protein, whose amino-acid sequence is MTDEQRTEGSIPDSRIEQLPSRIKLAMNGASIRAFAEKAGIAEGTLRNLMSGGIPRLDNVLRIADAAEVSAAWLATGEGRMQPQEEFTGGGSLYGISAFQEVIDRVEERLKQEETIPVPPARVLREPELLQAKQQLVSVPQNDGVRAHADWLLIHVFGEIPPARQDELRKLSIPARLRRADEILTEMEEEMDYKPPAIWREALKSLIFSHGLDEAGAALLLDRLRLEFEARE
- a CDS encoding FAD-dependent oxidoreductase, translating into MSTDFDVLVVGAGIQGAGAAEALAAAGYRVVILEQTGIAAATSSRSSKLIHGGLRYLESGQFLLVRECLRERRWLLVNKPQLVRMVPFYIPIYRHSRRSPWMVRLGLSLYALLSGVFSGQSRFRALPKSQWNDLSGLNREDLLAVYRYFDAQTDDAALTRNVVESAIANGARLICPGSLVGAELIRHGMRIDYVADGQLHTLHTRALVNCSGPWVRDTNALCSPAAPLPPLELVAGSHIQLPLSLGERIFYVEAEDGRAVFVMPWQGKTLVGTTERSYGGDPRDVAPTIEEESYLLRTVQRYFPQTRSMQLDNICDSFAGLRVLPQTPQMPFSRPRETLISCDNSRKPRVLAVAGGKLTSYRATARRIVKKLRPTLEAGPGNGDKLPRNNKRTAVSEKERNL
- the tal gene encoding transaldolase, encoding MNKLEQLKQRSQVVADTGDIEAIRRYRPHDATTNPSLLFKAAQLPQYREHIAESLAWAQNHSGDRAKLAAIKLAVAIGGEILQLVPGVVSTEVDARLSFDTRASIDYARRLIALYERAGVERERVLIKVASTWEGIAAAAVLEREGIHCNLTLLFSFCQAVACAEAGVTLISPFVGRILDWHKASSGRDHYSPEEDPGVVSVRGIYHYYKSRDYPTIVMGASFRNTGEIEALAGCDRLTISPQLLQALEEDPTTLAAGLETDVEQEPRPARPLSEAEFRYQLNNDAMATEKLAEGIRNFVQDQERLETLLRQQIEGAAKDNAAANSQAF
- a CDS encoding fimbria/pilus periplasmic chaperone, encoding MKRTVVAFLLLVAQPVLAGMSLDKIIVYLDDSPNARDDIVVSNPDRENLYLQTEIYRVDNPGMPNERRVRVVDPKEFKLLVSPARAVLTSGEQKRFRLMSLERDLDREKVYRVTFKPVVGDIKTDKTALKILVAYQALVFVQPEGGSYRLEVGMENDTWVLKNTGNINVEVSDVQHCQSEAGCRPVELSGRLYAGASLPIEEKLLGGELVLLARGRETEKVRLPLLYKR
- a CDS encoding glycerophosphodiester phosphodiesterase family protein produces the protein MLIAHRGDKIRQPENTIAAFEAAHGLGACAIQTEIQFSAEGTPWCYGDEVLPLSSGDGKRPFHHFSDRELSRLPLTAFSHLVDWARRHRHLDWFVEVDEKSLSRMGERAVAPLAEQFPEECESFALLSRDCHSLRLARSLGCHQVALKVLSVAQSLCAEVVTLAPDYVFIRNHRVDCEELPPGPWQWVVYEINSAEEAVRWRNRGAHHILTGNLPLLMRSREASDVYGF